In a single window of the Sediminicoccus sp. KRV36 genome:
- a CDS encoding transposase: protein MALFRALLLATWHDLSDIRLAEPLHDRASFRRFSGLAARARPPRHRAPAAGPGWHQEYEALSVGPCGFAFFPIMTGHTRHPRHSRWPRRECRSGWPRWLIICAEASVC from the coding sequence CTGGCGCTGTTTCGCGCCCTGCTGCTGGCAACCTGGCACGACCTGTCGGATATCCGGCTCGCGGAGCCGCTGCATGACCGCGCCAGCTTCCGCCGGTTCTCTGGCTTGGCCGCTCGGGCGAGACCTCCACGCCATAGAGCTCCAGCAGCCGGTCCAGGATGGCATCAGGAATATGAGGCTCTCTCCGTCGGGCCATGCGGGTTCGCCTTCTTTCCCATCATGACCGGACACACACGACATCCACGACACTCCCGCTGGCCAAGGCGGGAGTGCAGGTCAGGCTGGCCGCGATGGCTTATAATCTGCGCCGAAGCCTCGGTTTGCTGA
- a CDS encoding enoyl-CoA hydratase-related protein has translation MTSAEPPILVNREGPVVHVTLNRPARRNAIGGGMGEALDALLDELRGDAAARIIVLRGAGGHFCAGLDLTEVIAGTPEERLAAMQARNRRVGARFEEISNLPQVVIAAVEGAAHAGGLGFLCCADIAFASADARFAAPEARRGLVPAQILPWLARRMGRPDAARMVLEGGVITAEEAVRRGLVHEMAADRAGLDALVAASIAQLLEGAPGALAETKKLLAALGPLSPEGYAEAGAQSFGRTAAGPEAAEGIAAFREKRKPSWAKA, from the coding sequence GTGACCTCCGCCGAACCCCCGATCCTCGTCAACCGCGAGGGGCCGGTGGTTCATGTGACGCTGAACCGCCCCGCGCGCCGCAACGCGATCGGCGGCGGGATGGGCGAGGCACTGGACGCGTTGCTCGATGAATTGCGCGGCGACGCCGCCGCGCGGATCATCGTGCTGCGTGGAGCGGGCGGGCATTTCTGCGCAGGGCTGGACCTCACGGAGGTGATCGCCGGCACGCCGGAGGAACGGCTTGCGGCGATGCAGGCGCGCAATCGCCGCGTCGGCGCCCGCTTCGAGGAGATTTCGAACCTGCCGCAGGTGGTCATCGCCGCCGTGGAAGGTGCCGCGCATGCCGGCGGGCTCGGCTTTCTCTGCTGCGCCGATATCGCCTTCGCCAGCGCTGATGCCCGCTTTGCCGCCCCGGAGGCGCGCCGGGGCCTGGTTCCGGCGCAGATCCTGCCCTGGCTGGCGCGGCGTATGGGGCGGCCCGATGCCGCGCGGATGGTGCTGGAAGGTGGCGTAATCACCGCCGAGGAAGCGGTCCGCCGCGGCCTGGTGCACGAGATGGCGGCGGATCGCGCCGGCCTGGATGCGCTGGTGGCCGCCAGCATCGCGCAATTGCTGGAGGGCGCGCCGGGCGCCCTGGCCGAGACCAAGAAGCTGCTGGCGGCGCTGGGCCCGCTCTCGCCCGAGGGTTATGCCGAAGCGGGTGCCCAATCCTTTGGCCGCACCGCCGCCGGCCCGGAAGCGGCCGAGGGCATCGCCGCCTTCCGCGAGAAGCGCAAGCCGAGCTGGGCTAAAGCGTAG
- a CDS encoding ribonuclease E/G — protein MTKRMLIDAAHPEETRVVVMDGHRVDEFDLEAANRLPLKGNIYLARVVRVEPSLQAAFVEYGGNRHGFLAFGEIHPDYYQIPVADRQRLIEAQQQEAREEAEAEAREDERRAQAQAARAAAAARAGQPAPAEEADPRDVSDDAVLEIPEEIAGEAAPTAEEIAADLAAELEAEQAAREEASDTEESLPLAPPPETLGATESEAESEADTEERMRERRPTPSFLRNYKIQEVIRRRQIILIQVVKEERGTKGAALTTYISLAGRFSVLMPNSPRGGGVSRKITSSSDRRRLREVIDELDMPPGMSLIVRTAGAQRPKPEIRRDCEYLLGLWNHIRERTLASTAPALIYEEADLIKRCIRDGYARDMDEIIVEGDEAYSQAREFMRMLMPEHARKIQAYRDGIVPLFARYSAEAQLDAMHEPTVQLRSGGYIVINQTEALVAIDVNSGRSTRERNIEDTALRTNLEAAEEIARQLRLRDLAGLIVIDFIDMDANRHNAMVEKRMKDALRVDRARIQVGRISHFGLLEMSRQRLRPSLAETTFVTCPHCLGRGTVRGLESSALAVLRAVEEECAKRRAAEITVRVNSPAALYLLNKKRDRLADIESRWGVTVLFDPDDSLHGAETRIERSKTPPAPVSERPAALRMDYAAEEETDDLAEETAEETAAADAQEAGMTAEERARRPRRRRRGRSGRRDGAPAERTEPSDAAPLEAEPDAEAGPAPEESEAPAPGEAAEGDDRSPRRRGRRGGRRRREGEAPLDATAEAPDMPAEPVPSPTPGYAGPTPADPFGGAPDSLMAAMEAAEAAAEAAMAPRPARPAPAPAPVAAEAEEAAPALVAEEAAPVPVVTAAVPEVVAPEVVAPEVVAPEVVAPVAAAPEVLAPGAAPALADIAPAPVVAPEPVAAAPEPVIGPAILPKTVEEVAAEAPRRGGWWKR, from the coding sequence ATGACCAAGCGCATGTTGATCGACGCGGCCCATCCGGAAGAAACCCGGGTGGTCGTGATGGATGGCCACAGGGTCGATGAATTCGACCTGGAGGCCGCCAACCGGCTGCCTCTGAAGGGCAATATCTACCTGGCCCGCGTGGTTCGCGTGGAGCCCAGCCTGCAGGCCGCCTTCGTGGAATACGGCGGCAACCGCCACGGCTTCCTGGCCTTCGGCGAAATCCACCCCGACTACTACCAGATCCCCGTCGCCGACCGGCAGCGGCTGATCGAGGCCCAGCAGCAGGAAGCCCGCGAGGAAGCCGAGGCCGAGGCGCGCGAGGATGAGCGCCGCGCCCAGGCCCAGGCAGCCCGCGCCGCCGCCGCCGCCCGCGCCGGCCAGCCCGCCCCCGCCGAGGAAGCCGACCCGCGCGACGTGAGCGACGATGCGGTGCTGGAAATCCCCGAGGAAATCGCCGGCGAAGCCGCGCCCACCGCCGAGGAAATCGCGGCCGACCTGGCCGCCGAGCTGGAGGCCGAGCAGGCCGCCCGCGAGGAAGCCAGCGACACGGAGGAAAGCCTCCCGCTCGCCCCGCCGCCCGAGACGCTGGGCGCCACCGAGAGCGAGGCCGAGAGCGAGGCCGACACCGAAGAGCGCATGCGCGAGCGCCGGCCCACGCCGAGCTTCCTGCGCAACTACAAGATCCAGGAAGTGATCCGCCGCCGGCAGATCATCCTCATCCAGGTCGTGAAGGAGGAGCGCGGCACCAAGGGCGCGGCACTCACCACCTATATCTCTCTGGCGGGCCGCTTCTCGGTGCTGATGCCCAACAGCCCGCGCGGTGGCGGCGTTTCCCGCAAGATCACCTCCTCCTCCGACCGCCGGCGCCTGCGCGAGGTGATTGACGAGCTGGACATGCCGCCTGGCATGTCGCTCATCGTCCGCACGGCCGGGGCCCAGCGCCCCAAGCCGGAAATCCGGCGCGACTGCGAATATCTGCTCGGCCTGTGGAACCACATCCGGGAGCGGACGCTGGCCAGCACCGCGCCCGCGCTGATCTACGAGGAAGCCGACCTCATCAAGCGCTGCATCCGCGATGGCTATGCGCGGGACATGGACGAGATCATCGTCGAGGGCGATGAAGCCTATTCCCAGGCACGCGAGTTCATGCGGATGCTCATGCCCGAGCATGCCCGCAAGATCCAGGCCTATCGCGACGGCATCGTCCCGCTCTTTGCCCGGTATTCGGCCGAGGCGCAGCTGGATGCGATGCATGAGCCGACGGTCCAGCTCCGCTCGGGCGGCTATATCGTCATCAACCAGACCGAGGCGCTGGTCGCCATTGACGTGAATTCGGGGCGCTCCACGCGGGAGCGCAACATCGAGGACACGGCGCTGCGCACCAACCTCGAAGCCGCCGAGGAAATCGCGCGGCAATTGCGCCTGCGCGACCTGGCCGGGCTGATCGTCATCGACTTCATCGACATGGACGCGAACCGCCACAACGCGATGGTGGAAAAGCGCATGAAGGACGCGCTGCGCGTGGACCGCGCGCGCATCCAGGTGGGCCGCATCAGCCATTTCGGGCTGCTCGAAATGTCACGCCAGCGGCTGCGCCCCTCGCTGGCCGAAACCACCTTCGTCACCTGCCCGCATTGCCTGGGCCGTGGCACAGTGCGTGGCCTGGAGAGCAGCGCGCTGGCCGTGCTGCGCGCGGTCGAGGAGGAATGCGCCAAGCGCCGCGCCGCCGAGATCACGGTGCGGGTGAATTCGCCCGCCGCTCTCTATCTGCTGAACAAGAAGCGGGACCGCCTGGCCGATATCGAGAGCCGCTGGGGTGTCACCGTCCTGTTCGACCCGGATGACAGCCTGCACGGCGCCGAGACGCGCATCGAGCGCAGCAAGACCCCGCCCGCCCCTGTGAGCGAGCGGCCCGCCGCGCTGCGCATGGATTACGCCGCCGAGGAGGAGACCGACGACCTGGCGGAGGAGACGGCTGAGGAGACCGCCGCCGCCGACGCCCAGGAAGCCGGCATGACCGCCGAGGAACGCGCCCGCCGGCCGCGCCGCCGCCGCCGTGGCCGCAGCGGCCGCCGCGATGGCGCGCCCGCCGAACGTACGGAACCCTCGGACGCGGCCCCGCTGGAGGCCGAGCCCGATGCCGAAGCCGGCCCCGCCCCCGAGGAGAGTGAGGCCCCGGCCCCCGGCGAAGCGGCTGAGGGCGATGATCGCTCGCCGCGCCGCCGTGGCCGCCGTGGTGGTCGCCGCCGGCGTGAGGGGGAGGCGCCGCTGGATGCCACCGCCGAAGCCCCGGACATGCCGGCCGAGCCTGTGCCAAGCCCGACCCCCGGCTATGCCGGCCCGACGCCAGCCGATCCCTTCGGCGGCGCGCCCGACTCGCTGATGGCCGCGATGGAAGCGGCCGAAGCCGCCGCCGAGGCCGCCATGGCCCCCCGGCCGGCACGCCCCGCGCCAGCCCCCGCACCGGTGGCGGCCGAGGCTGAAGAGGCCGCGCCTGCGCTGGTCGCTGAGGAAGCCGCGCCGGTTCCTGTCGTCACGGCAGCCGTGCCTGAGGTCGTCGCGCCAGAGGTCGTAGCGCCAGAGGTCGTAGCGCCTGAGGTCGTGGCCCCCGTGGCCGCAGCGCCCGAGGTCTTGGCGCCTGGGGCCGCGCCCGCCTTGGCGGACATCGCGCCGGCGCCGGTTGTGGCGCCCGAACCGGTCGCCGCCGCGCCCGAGCCTGTGATCGGCCCCGCCATCCTGCCCAAGACCGTCGAGGAGGTGGCCGCCGAAGCGCCGCGCCGTGGCGGCTGGTGGAAGCGGTGA